In a genomic window of Flavobacterium crassostreae:
- the secE gene encoding preprotein translocase subunit SecE, which translates to MAKIVNYITESFEELKSNVTWPVWAEVQRLTIIVAVFSVLFALATWGVDEFFAKALAGFFNWIKA; encoded by the coding sequence ATGGCAAAAATAGTTAATTACATAACAGAATCATTTGAAGAATTAAAATCAAATGTGACTTGGCCAGTTTGGGCTGAGGTGCAACGTCTAACAATTATTGTTGCTGTTTTTTCAGTATTATTTGCCTTAGCAACTTGGGGTGTAGATGAGTTTTTTGCAAAAGCATTAGCTGGATTTTTTAATTGGATAAAAGCTTAA
- a CDS encoding helix-hairpin-helix domain-containing protein: MLFSKIRSYFNYSKEQTRAVLLLLGLIIGLQLLYFCVNVTATSPEDPQGQKWLSLQTEIDSLKQEAIPVKSKIAPFNPNFITDYKGYRLGMSVPEIDRLHAFRKKNNFVNSAKEFQAVTQVSDSLLQEMAVYFKFPDWVTRAQNTNQHRQYSKKSFTKTDVVKTDINKATPEDLIKVYGVGAVFADRILKRKKQLGCFVAMEQMEEIWGLSPQAIEGVNRYFKVMELPSIAKLNINTASLKEIAQFPYFKYALARKIIIYRSSNGDFKNIQDLTKIKDFPTEKTGIIDLYLSF; encoded by the coding sequence ATGTTGTTCTCAAAAATCCGTAGTTATTTTAATTATTCAAAAGAGCAAACCCGAGCTGTTTTGCTATTGTTGGGTTTAATTATTGGATTGCAGTTGCTTTATTTTTGTGTAAACGTTACCGCTACAAGTCCAGAGGATCCTCAGGGGCAAAAATGGCTTTCTTTGCAAACAGAAATAGACTCTTTAAAACAAGAAGCAATCCCAGTAAAATCAAAAATAGCGCCTTTTAATCCTAATTTTATTACGGATTACAAAGGCTATCGACTGGGTATGTCTGTTCCGGAGATCGATAGATTGCATGCTTTTAGAAAGAAAAATAACTTTGTAAATAGCGCCAAAGAATTTCAGGCTGTAACTCAAGTGTCGGATTCTTTATTGCAAGAAATGGCCGTATATTTTAAATTTCCGGATTGGGTAACACGGGCTCAAAACACTAACCAGCATCGGCAATATTCTAAAAAATCTTTTACAAAAACAGATGTTGTAAAAACAGATATCAATAAAGCAACTCCAGAAGACTTAATTAAGGTTTATGGAGTAGGGGCGGTTTTTGCGGATAGAATTTTAAAACGCAAAAAACAATTGGGTTGTTTTGTGGCTATGGAACAAATGGAAGAAATTTGGGGTCTTTCGCCACAGGCTATAGAAGGAGTTAACCGCTATTTTAAAGTAATGGAGCTCCCATCTATTGCAAAATTAAACATAAATACAGCCTCTTTGAAAGAAATAGCACAGTTCCCATATTTTAAATATGCTTTGGCTAGAAAAATTATTATCTATCGCAGTAGTAACGGCGATTTTAAAAACATACAGGATTTAACAAAAATTAAGGATTTTCCAACTGAAAAAACTGGTATAATTGATTTATATTTGAGCTTTTAA
- the nusG gene encoding transcription termination/antitermination protein NusG — protein sequence MTDNNVKKWYVVRAVSGQENKVKAYIETEISRLGMEDYVSQVLVPTEKVVSVKDGKKLVKEKVYFPGYVMIEANLVGEVPHIIKSITSVIGFLGETKGGEPVPLRLSEVNRMLGKVDELAVNTDNHAIPFNVGETIKVIDGPFNGFNGTVEKINDEKRKLEVMVKIFGRKTPLELSFMQVEKV from the coding sequence ATGACAGATAATAATGTGAAAAAATGGTATGTAGTTCGTGCAGTAAGCGGACAAGAGAATAAAGTTAAAGCTTATATTGAAACCGAAATTTCTAGATTAGGAATGGAGGATTACGTTTCTCAAGTTTTAGTTCCTACAGAAAAAGTAGTTTCTGTAAAAGACGGAAAGAAATTAGTTAAAGAGAAAGTTTATTTTCCAGGATATGTAATGATCGAAGCTAACTTAGTCGGAGAAGTGCCTCATATCATAAAATCAATAACTAGTGTTATTGGTTTTTTGGGTGAAACTAAAGGAGGAGAGCCTGTTCCGCTTCGATTATCAGAAGTAAATAGAATGTTAGGTAAAGTAGATGAGTTGGCTGTTAATACAGATAACCATGCAATTCCTTTCAACGTAGGAGAAACAATTAAGGTCATTGATGGACCTTTTAATGGTTTTAACGGTACCGTTGAAAAAATAAACGATGAAAAGCGTAAACTAGAAGTAATGGTTAAGATTTTTGGAAGAAAAACACCATTGGAGCTAAGTTTTATGCAAGTTGAAAAAGTATAA
- the rplK gene encoding 50S ribosomal protein L11 — protein MAKEISKVVKLQVKGGAANPSPPVGPALGAAGVNIMEFCKQFNARTQDKPGKICPVQITVYKDKSFDFVIKTPPAAVQLLEAAKLKSGSGEPNRKKVASVTWEQIRAIAEDKMPDLNAFTMESAMSMVAGTARSMGITVSGDAPF, from the coding sequence ATGGCTAAAGAAATTAGTAAAGTAGTTAAACTACAAGTTAAGGGAGGTGCTGCGAATCCGTCGCCACCGGTTGGACCTGCTTTAGGAGCTGCTGGGGTAAACATCATGGAGTTTTGCAAGCAATTTAATGCTAGAACTCAAGATAAACCCGGCAAAATATGCCCAGTACAAATTACTGTGTATAAAGACAAATCATTTGATTTTGTTATTAAAACTCCTCCTGCAGCCGTTCAGCTATTGGAAGCTGCGAAGCTTAAATCTGGTTCTGGTGAGCCTAATCGTAAAAAAGTAGCTAGTGTTACTTGGGAACAAATTAGAGCTATTGCTGAAGACAAAATGCCTGACTTAAATGCATTCACTATGGAGTCTGCAATGAGTATGGTTGCTGGAACAGCTAGATCTATGGGTATAAC
- a CDS encoding DUF2851 family protein: MIKKAFLHYLWKFKKFDTLDLVSVHKEQISIIDLGSYLESENPIFFNAQLVINHQKWAGNVLMYPKSSDITVLENALDPSLQSTILYVVWLHDLASCTKENSEIPILELQTYVNPEIVSSYQLLMTPKSWIYCQKDLKNSSNWARTDWLEKLFLERLEQKTATIRALLATTRNDWEAVLFCLVAKNFGLNINGSLFYQIAQSIPFTILRKESNAPENLEALLFGFAGLLDSENQDGYFADLKFRYFYLLHKYQLEPPTLEPVQYAKLRPDNFPNIRLSQLANLYSNQHNLFSKIIELDTLEFAYTLFDVAVSPYWKTHYGFGKESSFKPKKISKSFVDLLVINTIIPFQFAYRSSLGQDASRESISLMRKISPEKNSVVTKFVAFGMTAADALDSQSLLQLKKEYCLKSKCLDCAIGVAVLQ, translated from the coding sequence ATGATAAAAAAAGCCTTTTTGCATTACCTCTGGAAATTTAAAAAATTCGATACGCTTGATTTGGTATCCGTTCACAAAGAACAAATTTCAATTATAGATCTAGGGAGTTATTTAGAATCCGAAAACCCGATTTTTTTTAATGCCCAATTGGTCATAAATCATCAAAAATGGGCCGGAAACGTGCTGATGTATCCAAAGTCTTCCGATATAACTGTTCTTGAAAATGCCTTAGATCCCTCTCTCCAAAGCACTATTTTATATGTAGTGTGGCTGCATGATTTAGCCTCTTGTACCAAAGAAAATTCCGAAATCCCTATCCTAGAACTTCAAACTTACGTTAATCCAGAAATAGTATCTAGTTACCAACTATTAATGACTCCAAAATCTTGGATTTATTGCCAAAAGGATTTAAAAAATAGCTCCAATTGGGCACGTACGGATTGGTTAGAAAAACTTTTTTTGGAACGATTAGAACAAAAAACAGCCACCATCAGAGCATTACTTGCCACAACGCGGAATGATTGGGAAGCTGTTTTGTTTTGTCTAGTAGCCAAAAATTTTGGGCTCAATATAAATGGATCTCTTTTTTATCAAATAGCACAAAGCATTCCGTTTACTATTTTAAGAAAAGAAAGCAATGCTCCCGAAAACCTAGAGGCGCTATTGTTTGGTTTTGCTGGTTTGCTTGATTCGGAAAATCAAGACGGGTATTTTGCGGATTTAAAGTTTCGATATTTTTATTTATTGCATAAATACCAATTAGAGCCCCCAACCTTGGAGCCTGTACAGTACGCAAAGCTACGTCCGGATAATTTTCCTAACATTCGATTGTCTCAGCTTGCTAATTTGTATAGCAACCAGCATAATTTATTTTCTAAGATCATAGAACTGGATACTTTGGAGTTTGCATACACGCTTTTTGATGTAGCAGTTTCTCCCTATTGGAAGACCCATTATGGATTTGGCAAAGAGAGTAGTTTTAAACCCAAAAAAATTTCTAAGTCGTTTGTGGATTTATTGGTTATCAATACCATAATTCCGTTTCAATTTGCTTACCGTAGCAGCTTGGGTCAAGATGCGTCGCGAGAGAGCATCTCTTTAATGCGAAAAATTAGTCCAGAAAAAAATAGTGTAGTAACTAAATTTGTAGCCTTTGGTATGACAGCTGCTGATGCGTTAGATTCGCAATCTTTACTGCAGTTAAAAAAAGAATACTGTCTAAAAAGCAAGTGTTTGGATTGTGCTATTGGAGTAGCAGTATTGCAATAA
- a CDS encoding amino acid permease, which translates to MSIWKTKPLSVLLNEASEDEKGLKRTLSSRSLVALGVGAIIGAGLFSLTGIAAAEHAGPAVTLSFILAAIGCAFAGLCYAEFASMIPVAGSAYTYSYATMGEFMAWIIGWDLVLEYALGAATVGVSWSRYLLELLNKYGVHLNPKLICSPWETLTLGDGTIIEGGYINLPAILIVSALSLLLIRGTQESASINNALVVLKVIVVVLFIILGWSYIDPANYIPYVPENTGIKGQFGWSGIAAGAGTVFFAFIGFDAVSTAAQEAKNPQKGMPIGILGSLVICTILYVLFAHVMTGLVPYYKFVGDAKPAATAFAVTGYSFLQTGLIVAILAGYTSVMLVMLMGQSRVFYTMSKDGLLPPLFGQIHSKFRTPYKTNIFFMVFVSLFAGFVPVSDLGHMVSIGTLLAFVLVCVGVLVMRKKMPDAPRSFKTPLVPFVPIAGVLVCSYLMYSLPYESWIRLVLWMGIGVALYFVYGKKHSKLNNPDK; encoded by the coding sequence ATGTCAATTTGGAAAACAAAACCGCTTTCGGTTTTACTAAATGAAGCTTCTGAAGACGAAAAAGGTCTAAAAAGAACATTGTCCTCTAGATCTCTTGTTGCTCTTGGAGTTGGTGCCATAATTGGAGCCGGATTATTCTCTTTAACCGGAATAGCAGCTGCAGAACATGCTGGACCAGCAGTAACTTTATCTTTTATTCTTGCAGCCATTGGATGCGCCTTTGCTGGGCTTTGTTATGCTGAATTTGCTTCTATGATTCCTGTTGCGGGTAGTGCCTACACCTACTCTTATGCCACCATGGGAGAATTTATGGCATGGATTATTGGCTGGGATTTGGTGCTTGAATATGCTTTGGGTGCAGCCACGGTTGGCGTTAGTTGGTCCCGGTATTTATTAGAGCTCCTAAACAAGTATGGGGTGCATCTAAACCCAAAATTAATTTGCTCCCCCTGGGAAACCCTCACTTTGGGTGATGGAACCATTATAGAGGGTGGCTACATCAATCTGCCGGCAATATTAATTGTATCAGCACTTTCTTTATTGTTAATACGAGGAACGCAAGAATCCGCCTCTATAAATAACGCATTAGTAGTACTTAAGGTTATTGTAGTAGTACTATTTATTATATTAGGATGGAGCTATATAGACCCTGCTAATTATATTCCGTATGTACCCGAAAATACTGGTATTAAAGGCCAATTTGGTTGGTCCGGAATAGCTGCTGGTGCCGGAACGGTCTTTTTTGCATTTATTGGTTTTGATGCGGTATCTACAGCGGCTCAAGAGGCCAAAAACCCGCAAAAAGGAATGCCAATCGGTATTTTAGGCTCCTTGGTTATCTGTACTATTTTGTACGTACTCTTTGCTCATGTAATGACTGGACTAGTTCCTTATTATAAATTTGTTGGAGATGCTAAACCTGCAGCAACAGCTTTTGCAGTTACGGGATATAGTTTTTTACAAACGGGTTTAATTGTAGCTATATTGGCTGGATACACCTCTGTAATGTTGGTTATGTTAATGGGACAAAGCCGTGTATTTTATACCATGAGTAAAGATGGACTTTTGCCTCCGTTATTTGGACAAATACACTCTAAATTTCGTACACCTTATAAAACCAATATTTTCTTTATGGTCTTTGTGAGTCTCTTTGCTGGATTTGTACCTGTTAGTGATCTAGGACATATGGTTAGTATTGGTACTCTACTTGCCTTTGTGCTGGTATGCGTGGGTGTACTGGTTATGCGCAAAAAAATGCCAGACGCTCCAAGATCTTTCAAAACGCCATTGGTTCCTTTTGTTCCAATTGCAGGAGTTTTGGTGTGTAGTTATTTGATGTACTCTTTGCCTTATGAGAGTTGGATCCGATTGGTTTTATGGATGGGAATTGGTGTTGCATTGTATTTTGTATATGGCAAAAAACACAGCAAATTAAACAACCCTGATAAATAA
- a CDS encoding 3'-5' exonuclease — protein sequence MTFTAIDFETATAFHPCSVGIVTVENGIIVEEFVSLIKPPNNLYSPYTISVHGIYPQDTANAKTFAQLFPEIQKRLQNRIIVAHNESFDRNVLFKSMAFYNLNHQNLGIANQWECTVKIYKAKGLKPTKLSDCCRAMQIALNHHEALSDARACAKLYLLK from the coding sequence ATGACTTTTACCGCAATAGATTTTGAAACCGCCACCGCATTTCACCCTTGTTCTGTAGGTATAGTTACCGTAGAGAACGGCATCATTGTAGAGGAATTTGTGAGTTTGATAAAACCACCCAACAACCTTTATTCTCCATATACCATTTCTGTTCACGGAATTTATCCTCAAGACACTGCCAATGCCAAAACATTTGCACAGCTATTTCCGGAGATCCAAAAAAGACTACAAAACAGAATAATTGTAGCCCATAACGAGAGTTTTGATCGCAATGTATTGTTCAAATCCATGGCGTTTTATAACCTAAACCACCAAAATTTGGGTATTGCCAACCAATGGGAGTGCACCGTCAAGATATATAAAGCAAAAGGCCTAAAACCTACCAAACTTAGTGATTGTTGCCGTGCCATGCAAATTGCCCTTAACCATCACGAGGCGCTTTCGGACGCAAGAGCTTGTGCTAAATTGTACCTACTAAAATAA
- the hpf gene encoding ribosome hibernation-promoting factor, HPF/YfiA family: MKVSIHAVNFTVDAKLVSYVQERMDKLEKYYDKVVCSDVYLKLDNTSDKENKIVEIKMNVPGDDFLVKKQCKSFEEAVELSAESLERMLVKRKEKVRAHI, encoded by the coding sequence ATGAAGGTAAGTATTCATGCAGTCAACTTTACTGTTGATGCAAAATTAGTAAGTTATGTTCAGGAAAGAATGGATAAGCTAGAAAAATATTACGATAAAGTAGTTTGTTCGGATGTTTATTTGAAACTGGACAACACCAGTGATAAAGAAAATAAAATAGTCGAAATTAAAATGAATGTGCCTGGAGACGACTTTTTGGTCAAAAAACAGTGCAAAAGCTTTGAAGAAGCAGTGGAGCTTTCGGCTGAATCTTTAGAGAGAATGCTTGTAAAAAGGAAAGAAAAGGTGCGAGCGCATATTTAA
- a CDS encoding PspC family transcriptional regulator: MPEKIPRVIKMKYFFEKYGFHVSSRLADKLGMRVTNVRLFFIYISFVTAGLWFGVYLTLAFWIKLKDLIRAKRTSVFDL; the protein is encoded by the coding sequence ATGCCAGAAAAAATACCTAGAGTAATAAAAATGAAATATTTTTTTGAAAAATACGGTTTTCATGTTTCTTCTCGTCTAGCCGATAAATTAGGAATGCGGGTTACCAATGTGCGGCTGTTTTTTATTTACATTTCTTTTGTAACAGCAGGATTGTGGTTTGGGGTTTATCTTACGTTGGCTTTTTGGATCAAATTAAAAGACCTAATACGCGCAAAACGCACTTCGGTTTTTGATTTATAA
- a CDS encoding tyrosine-type recombinase/integrase produces the protein MTILHAFQEYLEKEKNYASHTVKAYGRDVQEFQRFLVLAFDQQDLLGVVYSQIRSWIVVLVDGGLSNLTVNRKIASLRAFYRFLLKSKQITDSPLLKHRSLRVKKTLQIPFSEKEMTHVLKADQEEVTFETVRNKLIVDLFYTTGMRRAELLGLRLDGVNWSARTIKVLGKRNKERIIPILPIVQDQLVLYNTYRSQLESIEDTECFFLSKKGSKLSISFVYRLINSYFSGVSEKVKTSPHVLRHTFATHLLNHGADLNSVKELLGHSSLASTQIYTHSSLSELQKVYKEAHPRNK, from the coding sequence ATGACAATCCTTCACGCTTTTCAAGAGTATTTAGAAAAAGAAAAAAATTACGCATCGCATACCGTGAAGGCTTACGGTAGAGATGTGCAAGAATTCCAGCGCTTTTTAGTATTGGCATTTGATCAGCAGGATTTGCTCGGGGTGGTGTATAGCCAGATTAGGTCTTGGATTGTGGTTTTGGTAGATGGGGGCTTGTCTAATCTTACCGTTAATAGAAAAATTGCATCCTTGCGGGCTTTTTATAGGTTTTTGCTAAAAAGCAAGCAAATAACAGATTCTCCATTACTTAAGCATAGGTCGTTGCGAGTCAAAAAAACGTTGCAAATTCCTTTTTCGGAAAAAGAAATGACTCATGTTTTGAAAGCGGATCAAGAGGAGGTTACTTTTGAAACGGTTCGTAATAAATTGATTGTAGATTTGTTTTACACCACTGGCATGCGTAGGGCAGAGTTGCTTGGTTTGCGTTTGGATGGGGTTAATTGGTCTGCTCGAACCATTAAGGTTTTAGGTAAACGAAATAAGGAGCGCATTATACCTATATTGCCTATAGTGCAAGATCAGTTGGTGCTGTATAATACGTATAGATCGCAATTAGAAAGTATAGAAGATACAGAATGTTTCTTTTTGTCCAAAAAAGGATCTAAATTGAGTATTTCTTTTGTGTATCGTTTAATTAATTCTTACTTTAGTGGAGTGTCTGAAAAAGTAAAAACAAGTCCGCATGTCTTACGGCATACCTTTGCGACTCATTTGCTAAATCATGGTGCAGATTTGAATTCTGTCAAAGAGTTATTAGGTCATTCTAGTTTGGCTTCTACACAAATTTATACCCACAGTAGCTTGTCCGAGCTCCAAAAGGTGTATAAAGAAGCACATCCCAGAAATAAATAG
- a CDS encoding acyl-CoA dehydrogenase family protein, producing MNFDPNETQLMIAQSIRDFAEINIRPNIMEWDEAQVFPVPLFKKLGEMGFMGILVPEELGGSGLGYHEYITIVEEISKVDPSIGLSVAAHNSLCTNHILSFGNEEQKKRWVPKLATAEHIGAWGLTEHNTGSDAGGMHTTAKRDGDHWIVNGAKNFITHAISGDIAVVIVRTGEKGDSKGMTAFVFEKGMPGFSSGKKENKLGMRASETAELIFDNCRIPDANRLGEVGQGFIQAMKILDGGRISIGALSLGIAKGAYEAALKYSKERHQFGKPISEFQGISFKLADMATEIEASELLLHKAAFLKQEHRPVTTLGAMAKMYASEVCVRVANEAVQIHGGYGYTKDYPVEKFYRDAKLCTIGEGTTEIQKVVIARNVLKA from the coding sequence ATGAATTTTGACCCAAACGAAACACAATTGATGATTGCGCAGTCCATACGTGATTTTGCCGAAATAAACATAAGACCCAATATAATGGAATGGGATGAGGCTCAGGTTTTTCCGGTGCCTTTGTTCAAAAAGTTAGGTGAAATGGGCTTTATGGGCATTTTGGTTCCTGAGGAGCTGGGAGGTTCTGGTTTGGGATACCACGAATATATTACCATTGTGGAAGAAATTTCAAAAGTGGATCCTTCTATAGGGTTGTCTGTAGCAGCTCACAATTCGTTATGTACTAACCATATTTTGTCTTTTGGAAACGAAGAACAAAAGAAACGTTGGGTTCCTAAACTAGCTACTGCAGAGCATATTGGTGCTTGGGGATTAACGGAGCACAATACGGGTTCGGATGCAGGTGGAATGCATACTACGGCAAAAAGAGATGGGGATCACTGGATCGTAAATGGAGCTAAAAACTTTATTACGCATGCTATTTCGGGAGATATTGCAGTGGTAATTGTACGTACGGGCGAAAAAGGAGATTCTAAAGGGATGACAGCCTTTGTGTTTGAAAAAGGCATGCCTGGATTTAGCTCAGGCAAGAAAGAAAACAAATTAGGAATGCGCGCTAGTGAAACCGCAGAATTGATTTTTGATAATTGCAGAATACCAGATGCCAATAGACTAGGAGAGGTTGGGCAAGGGTTTATACAGGCAATGAAGATACTAGATGGAGGCAGGATATCTATAGGTGCTTTGTCTTTGGGTATTGCTAAAGGAGCTTATGAAGCAGCTTTAAAATATTCTAAAGAAAGACACCAATTTGGTAAGCCAATTTCTGAATTTCAAGGGATCTCTTTTAAATTAGCCGATATGGCTACAGAGATAGAGGCCTCAGAGTTGCTATTGCATAAAGCAGCTTTTTTAAAACAAGAACACCGCCCCGTTACCACTCTAGGAGCTATGGCAAAAATGTATGCCTCGGAGGTATGTGTGCGCGTTGCTAACGAAGCCGTACAAATACATGGTGGATATGGTTATACTAAAGACTATCCGGTAGAAAAATTTTACAGAGATGCAAAATTATGTACTATAGGCGAGGGAACTACTGAGATACAAAAAGTAGTAATAGCCAGAAATGTATTAAAGGCGTAG
- the tuf gene encoding elongation factor Tu gives MAKENFNRSKPHLNIGTIGHVDHGKTTLTAAITKVLSDAGYCQAKSFDQIDNAPEEKERGITINTSHVEYETANRHYAHVDCPGHADYVKNMVTGAAQMDGAILVVAATDGPMPQTREHILLGRQVGIPRIVVFMNKVDMVDDEELLELVEMEIRDLLSFYEYDGDNGPVVQGSALGGLNNDPVWVPKIIELMEAVDSWIEEPVRDVAKPFLMPVEDVFSITGRGTVATGRIETGVANTGDPVEIIGMGAEKLTSTITGVEMFRKILDRGEAGDNVGILLRGVQKEDIKRGMVICKPGSVKPHDTFKAEVYILKKEEGGRHTPFHNNYRPQFYVRTTDVTGIITLPEGVEMVMPGDNLTIDVKLLSPIALSVGLRFAIREGGRTVGAGQVTEIA, from the coding sequence ATGGCAAAGGAGAATTTTAACCGTTCCAAACCGCACTTAAACATAGGTACAATTGGACACGTAGATCACGGAAAAACAACATTAACGGCTGCAATTACAAAAGTATTGTCTGATGCAGGTTATTGTCAAGCAAAATCATTTGATCAAATTGATAATGCTCCAGAAGAAAAAGAAAGAGGTATTACAATTAATACATCTCACGTAGAGTACGAAACAGCTAATCGTCATTACGCTCACGTTGACTGTCCAGGTCACGCGGATTACGTAAAGAACATGGTTACTGGAGCGGCTCAAATGGATGGTGCTATTCTTGTAGTTGCTGCAACAGATGGTCCAATGCCACAAACACGTGAGCACATCTTGTTAGGTCGTCAAGTAGGTATTCCTAGAATTGTTGTATTCATGAACAAAGTGGATATGGTTGATGATGAAGAGTTGTTGGAACTTGTTGAAATGGAAATTAGAGATTTATTGTCTTTCTACGAATATGATGGTGATAATGGTCCTGTTGTTCAAGGTTCTGCTTTAGGTGGATTGAATAACGATCCAGTATGGGTTCCAAAAATTATTGAATTAATGGAAGCGGTTGATTCTTGGATTGAAGAGCCGGTTAGAGATGTTGCAAAACCTTTCTTAATGCCAGTTGAAGATGTTTTCTCAATTACAGGTCGTGGAACTGTTGCTACAGGTCGTATCGAAACTGGAGTTGCTAATACAGGAGATCCAGTTGAGATCATTGGTATGGGAGCTGAAAAATTAACTTCTACAATTACTGGAGTTGAAATGTTCCGTAAAATCTTGGATAGAGGTGAAGCTGGAGATAACGTAGGTATACTTTTAAGAGGTGTTCAAAAAGAAGACATCAAAAGAGGAATGGTTATCTGTAAGCCAGGTTCTGTTAAGCCACACGATACATTCAAAGCAGAGGTTTATATCTTGAAAAAAGAAGAAGGTGGACGTCATACTCCATTCCATAATAACTACCGTCCACAGTTTTACGTACGTACAACAGATGTGACAGGTATTATTACTTTACCAGAAGGAGTAGAGATGGTTATGCCAGGGGATAACTTAACAATTGATGTTAAATTATTAAGCCCAATTGCATTAAGTGTAGGTTTACGTTTTGCGATCCGTGAAGGTGGTAGAACAGTAGGTGCAGGACAGGTAACTGAAATTGCATAA
- the rpsU gene encoding 30S ribosomal protein S21, producing MLIIPIKDGENIDRALKRYKRKFDKTGTVRQLRARTAFIKPSVKNRIKVQKAAYIQNMKDNLEN from the coding sequence ATGTTAATTATACCAATTAAAGACGGAGAAAATATCGATAGAGCATTAAAGCGCTATAAAAGAAAATTTGATAAAACAGGAACTGTTCGTCAGTTAAGAGCACGTACTGCTTTTATTAAACCTTCTGTAAAAAATAGAATTAAAGTGCAGAAAGCAGCTTATATTCAAAACATGAAAGACAACTTAGAGAACTAA